The Branchiostoma lanceolatum isolate klBraLanc5 chromosome 1, klBraLanc5.hap2, whole genome shotgun sequence genomic sequence TGACTTGTATGTGAACTTGAGGGCTGATTTCCTAataccaaaaaaaggaaatcacGTGTGATTAGTCTAAATCACTAGTAGGACATATGTTTGATTTCTTAAAGGTAATTTTGATTTGTAAATAACAGTAAATGCTCCCAGGGGAAAGCTGTCTCTTCTAATATGAATTTCTATGCGAAATGTAATAGCATGCCAAATTGAATGATTTGTTACATAAATGTATGCCAACTTTTTTATGAGATATCAAGAAGAATATTAACATAAATAAGATGCCACAAACAATTGCAAGTGCCTgttacataaaaatgttttgataCATTACCTTCATTGCTTCTATGCTTGTCCAGAAAAGCCTTGAAGGACTCTACATGTTGAACCCTGTTCCAATACTCCATAGGAGCCAGAGTTCCTGTCACCATACAGTCTCCCTCTCTGTGAGTAAGCAGCAGGTACTGACAGCCATCTTGTTTTAACCCATCAAGCTGTAGACAGAATACACAACACAGACAAAGCTGTTTGTCAGTATCAAACTGTTGGGATAATGCAGGTATTTCTAAAGGTGCTAGATAACTAGATCTACATAGTGAGTCACAAGAATTGAAAACACAAGCACACCTGGAATCAAGATTCTTGATTGTCTTCCACATACATACAGGCTAAGTGTATAGGTAGCAAAATGGGGTAGGCAAGTTTCCTACGATAGGCCCTGCTTCTCCTAGTGGATCAGTCACATTGTTTAAGTACACAATCATGTTATCTCACACTCAGCCGAGCTTGTCCTGAAAATTGACGTTTCTGACGGGGAGAAGAGAAGCCGCCTGTAATCTTGCAGTGACCTTTTGGTGCTGTCACGTGGTAACCAGAGAAACACAGATTCAAAAGAAACCTTGCACAAAACAAAATATGCTTCAGAGAATTTAAGATATACAGATGATATATATGATGATATACAGATATACCCACAGATTGTTGTATGTTCTGCAGTACAGTGTTCCCATCCCTGTCCTGTGCTGCAGGCGGGATCTCCAGGGCATTCCTGTGGTAGTCCTGTCTCTGGTGGTCATCAAGTGTCTGCCATCCTTCATCAATCTCCCTCAGCAGACTGACAGATAAATCCTCTCTACACAGCCCTGAAGGGGTACGATACAGGATGTCAGTTCAAACGATACAGGAATGTTTGCAGCATTTGTTTGCCAGGGCATCTTTTGAGGAGGAAAGGATCTGGCTAATTCTTTTTTCCATGTGACTAAAATTGTCTGTACCCTTAATATGTCCACTATAATCTACTTAGGACAAATTCCCGAGAATACATATCATTATACtcaataatatatatatcatttttgTTGGATATTCTTAGGCTGGTATCTCAATGTCAATGATTTTTGGCCAAATCTATTGATTGCCAGAAGGTCAACGAATATGCAAATGACaaacaatcatatttttcatCCAAAAATCTACTGTTACAATGGTCAGCGTTCATTCGGTGACCTGTGAACATCCCCCAATCCCTGAAAATCACACAGAGATTGAGGACACTGACCCTATTGCTGCTGACAATTTTCTTTAAGAGCTTGTAGGCTCATTGGGTGAGCAATTTTCTTGCTGTGTGACACCAACATTACTGCTATAACCATTGAAGACACCGAAATAATACAGCATGTGTTGAATCAAAGGATTTACCTTGGGCTTCTAGAAACTCCCTCATGTACAAATCATACCCGGACGAGGGTTGCTCGGGACTGTTGTATGTCCCTCTGTCCCTGGAGGTGTGCAGGGTTACTGGTACTTCTGGGGATCCTTCGTGTGAGGAGAAGGACAGATGACTGTGATCATCGTGGGTCAgagtgccgccattttgtgtCATATATATACCTCCATTAGGCCCTGAAGAGGAgaaaatcataatcataaaattatatacagtatatggcCAGTTAAGGTTTTTTTAATGGAAAGGAAAGTACTAAAATGACAGCACAGACATTGTAAAAGATATATGTACTTTCATAAATGTAGTTGACTTCTGAAAATTATATCAATAAGGggagaaaatgtttttttttttggggtaCTATTTCTGGGGACGTAAAGGTACATGTTAATTCATAAACTCTGTAGTTGTTTTGAACGTTAGTCATCATGcattgatgaaggctagacatccggGTAAATGACATctgaagacaattcaatctctgcTGTATAAGATTCAGAGATTTACTTCGGGTAGTTTCAAGTGACATCagtcactcttcttcagcatcactaaatGTTAGTCACCATGATATGTTACCTGAGATCATAGTCGGGTACCCCACTCTGTTCAGTAGACCAGGGTTTGCACGGTTAGCTTCCATCCTGCGCTTCCTACGCTGGTTCCCCACCCAATTCTGTATGTATCATAACATCAATAATGGTCACACAAGACACAGGAAGGTTCTGACATTAATAAAGCTAAATTTGGAGACCTGGCATTCACTTTGGTACCAGTGAGGAATACTAGTACAACTAAATAAATAGGCAGATGAGTATATAAAAAGCTTATGTACTGTGCCCAAATCTTTCTGATGTTCTACTCTACATAACTTTAATGACCAGATTACAAACCCTGACTACATCGAACTCCAGGTTCAGGTCCTTGGCCACAGCCATCATCTTGTCCAGACAGCTCTTGGCCTGACTGTTCATCCCCTTCTCATAGTGCTCCATCAGCACCTGGACCTGCTCCTCTGTGAACACCGTCCTCTCAAATGGACCCTGGAAAATGTCGCCCATCTGAGGCAAGGGTCGTTTTATTCTTTAGCATGCTACTGTTAATTTGTAACCAATTAATAAATGACCAAGGATGCGCTACTACAAGTATGTCTCCatgacccgtccctctgtcccaggatggaaaaaaattgcactCCATCCGTCCAATAAAAATCtgaatttcatgacatgaagTTGATGAAAAGGTGTTTTTGTTAGCTCGAAAGGATacttttaacaacaaaaatcccaACAAATAATGAGTGGGATTGGAAAGataaatgtaaagctggagacagccctgctgcgACGTTAAAACTGCACAATTAGAAGCACTTGATAAGTCCACTTAcagtaaaagaaagaaacaacatAAAAAGTCCTCAGATACATGTTTGCACATGACATGAAACAGATACCCATGTAGTCCCACACATACGGCACCAGCCATACAAAGAATAGCTGGAAATCACCAACCATACAACACTACATACCCTCATGGTTTGCTCGAAGGTGCTGCCATCACTACTAGCACTGAGTTTCCTTTTCTTCACAGTACTGGCATCAGGGGAAGACGATGTTGCAGAGGAATCAaactttgattaaaaaaaacaagacagaaGACATTTGAGTGGTAATTGCCACTATGCTATTGCCACTATGAAAGTGAGCATGATCAATAGCTACATTGTCAGGTAACGGTGAGTGGGAACACCAGCAAGATATGAAGCTTAGACGTTCACTAATGAAACACAAAAATTAAGGTAAACAAACTATACCCTCTTAAGTCTTACAACATAGGGATTGTTTACTGAATGATTCTATGACATATGCACTAAGTCAtaagtacatatacatgcatatcACCTGAAGTGAACATTTGGCAGGCAATGGTGTTGGCATGGCAACCACAGAGGAAGAAGATGGATCTTGATCTCTTGTCAGGTGCTTGGTGTGTTCATCAGCTACTTCATACTCCTTCAGCAAATCCGCGGCACTCGAAGCAGTCTTATCAGCACCATTGGCCTGTGGCGCCTCCTGTTGATCAGTTGCAGAAACTGCAGTATCtactgttactacatgtacctgtgaagTCTCCTCTGTTGATGAAGTAGTACCTGCAGTTCCATTCTGATCAGATAGGTTGACATCCCTCTTCTTGGTTAATAGCTGAGAGTTTACTGGACTGGAATACAAGACATTTCTCATTTCCTCTGTCAACAAACTGCTGGAACCCGCGGATGCTTGAGACATGAGCTCGTCTTGCATGGAGAAGACAGAGTCTATCTTAAGTCCTTGATCTTCCTGGGAATCGGCGGTAAGATGTCGAGGGAACATTTCTCCTGATGGGTTAGCAAGAACGGTGACAGCTGGCTGACTGCTTGTAGCGGCGGAAACCAGGCTGGACACTGGCGGCAGTGGAAACCTCACAGAACTTTGACTGGCGTGATTATCGAATGGCCCAGCATGGAGGGATGATGAACTACCGATGGAGGGATCAATGGATTTCATTGTCTCTACGGCAACATTGGCCAGCAGCTGATGGGAGGTCATGTTGAAGTTTGGACAGTTTGAGTTGGGAATCCCGTGCTGTATATAAAACTCATGCTGCTCTTTTCTCTCAGCATCCAGCCGTAACTTGCGACGATAGTT encodes the following:
- the LOC136433849 gene encoding highly divergent homeobox-like, producing the protein MSLDLQTPWRLVEMPFQERQAFSNKQVETLKRYYEKGMNSQSLVNREKMLACATETGLEFDTVRNWVGNYRRKLRLDAERKEQHEFYIQHGIPNSNCPNFNMTSHQLLANVAVETMKSIDPSIGSSSSLHAGPFDNHASQSSVRFPLPPVSSLVSAATSSQPAVTVLANPSGEMFPRHLTADSQEDQGLKIDSVFSMQDELMSQASAGSSSLLTEEMRNVLYSSPVNSQLLTKKRDVNLSDQNGTAGTTSSTEETSQVHVVTVDTAVSATDQQEAPQANGADKTASSAADLLKEYEVADEHTKHLTRDQDPSSSSVVAMPTPLPAKCSLQFDSSATSSSPDASTVKKRKLSASSDGSTFEQTMRMGDIFQGPFERTVFTEEQVQVLMEHYEKGMNSQAKSCLDKMMAVAKDLNLEFDVVRNWVGNQRRKRRMEANRANPGLLNRVGYPTMISGPNGGIYMTQNGGTLTHDDHSHLSFSSHEGSPEVPVTLHTSRDRGTYNSPEQPSSGYDLYMREFLEAQGLCREDLSVSLLREIDEGWQTLDDHQRQDYHRNALEIPPAAQDRDGNTVLQNIQQSLDGLKQDGCQYLLLTHREGDCMVTGTLAPMEYWNRVQHVESFKAFLDKHRSNEGNQPSSSHTSHTSSYSTERQEEAESGRERRPSSTQGEETRCDEVTERSPEHCVDSGARETGTTREFSSVLQSDEEVYIVDKNHHIIGTGKLLPAPHKKIELSESSREHKGAI